One genomic region from Lathamus discolor isolate bLatDis1 chromosome 21, bLatDis1.hap1, whole genome shotgun sequence encodes:
- the LINGO3 gene encoding leucine-rich repeat and immunoglobulin-like domain-containing nogo receptor-interacting protein 3 encodes MLYTMRCWLPVLVLHLVLLSPRRVATCPARCECAPQIRSVVCHRKRLTSIPEGIPTETKILELNKNRIRCLNPGDLSPYPLLEELDFSENIISNVEPGAFSNLFNLQTLRLRGNQLKLIPPGVFTKLTNLTLLDISENKLVILLDYMFQDLRNLKSLEVGDNDLVYISQRAFSGLLGLEQLTIEKCNLTSISAESLSYLQNLEVLRLRHLSISALEDQNFKKLYNLLQLEIDNWPLLEDISPTSFQGLNLTFLSITYTNITAVPAAALRNLVYLRYLNLSYNPISTVLKGSFKDLIRLQELHIVGALLVSVEPQAFSGLRQIRLLNLSSNFLSTLEESTFHSVNTLETLRVDRNPLACDCRLLWILQRRKTLNFDGQQPMCSSPPEIQGNALRDFPDSVLFEYFTCQKPKIKDRKLQHVTAREGQSVSFLCRADGEPDPSIAWVSPQHRMITTRSTGRVTVLPGGTLEIRFAQVQDSGTYICIASNAGGNDTYFATLTVKGRLNDGSHYANRTLYLHEFNDTSHNDTQVFLKFTLDLKTILVSTAMGCITFLGVVLFCFLLLFVWSRGRGQHKNNFSVEYSFRKVDGPTTTTGQGGARKFNMKMI; translated from the coding sequence ATGCTCTACACAATGAGATGTTGGCTCCCGGTCCTGGTCCTCCACCTGGTGCTGCTGAGCCCCCGGCGGGTGGCCACCTGCCCTGCCCGCTGCGAGTGCGCCCCGCAGATCAGGTCAGTGGTGTGTCACCGCAAGCGGCTCACCTCCATCCCCGAGGGCATCCCCACCGAGACCAAGATCCTGGAGCTCAACAAGAACCGCATCCGCTGCCTGAACCCAGGGGACCTCTCCCCGTACCcgctgctggaggagctggattTTAGCGAGAACATCATCTCCAATGTGGAGCCGGGCGCCTTCAGCAACCTGTTCAACCTGCAGACCCTGCGGCTGCGGGGGAACCAGCTCAAGCTCATCCCCCCGGGGGTCTTCACCAAACTGACCAACCTCACCCTCCTGGACATCAGTGAGAACAAACTCGTCATCCTGCTGGACTACATGTTCCAGGACCTGCGAAACCTGAAGAGCCTGGAGGTGGGGGATAACGATTTGGTGTACATCTCCCAGCGGGCCTTCTCGGGGCTGCTCGGCCTGGAGCAGTTGACCATTGAGAAGTGCAACCTGACCTCCATCTCTGCCGAGTCGCTCTCCTACCTCCAGAACCTGGAGGTGCTGCGGCTCCGGCACCTCAGCATCTCTGCGCTGGAGGACCAGAACTTCAAGAAGCTCTACAACCTCCTGCAGCTGGAGATCGACAACTGGCCGCTGCTGGAAGACATCTCCCCCACCAGCTTTCAGGGCCTGAACCTCACCTTTCTCTCCATCACCTACACCAACATCACAGCCGTGCCCGCCGCTGCCTTGAGGAACCTGGTGTACCTCCGGTACCTGAACCTGTCCTACAACCCCATTAGCACTGTGCTGAAGGGCTCCTTTAAAGACCTCATCCGGCTCCAGGAGCTCCACATCGTGGGCGCTCTCCTGGTGTCCGTGGAACCACAGGCTTTCTCCGGCCTGAGACAAATCCGGCTGCTCAACCTCTCCAGCAACTTTCTCTCCACGCTGGAGGAGAGCACCTTCCACTCCGTCAACACGCTGGAGACACTGCGGGTGGACAGGAACCCCTTGGCCTGCGACTGCCGCCTCCTCTGGATCCTGCAGCGGCGGAAGACGCTCAACTTCGACGGGCAGCAGCCCATGTGCTCCTCACCGCCCGAAATCCAGGGCAATGCCCTGCGGGACTTCCCGGACTCCGTGCTCTTTGAGTACTTCACCTGCCAGAAGCCCAAGATAAAGGATCGGAAGCTGCAGCACGTGACGGCGCGGGAAGGACAGTCCGTGTCCTTCCTTTGCCGGGCGGATGGGGAGCCAGACCCCTCCATTGCCTGGGTGTCCCCCCAGCACCGCATGATCACCACCCGCAGCACGGGGCGGGTGACCGTGCTGCCTGGGGGCACCCTGGAGATCCGCTTTGCCCAGGTGCAGGACAGTGGCACCTACATCTGCATCGCCAGCAACGCCGGTGGCAACGACACCTACTTCGCCACCCTGACGGTCAAAGGGCGCCTGAATGACGGCTCCCACTATGCCAACCGGACTTTGTACCTCCATGAGTTCAACGACACCTCTCACAATGACACGCAGGTCTTCTTGAAGTTTACGttggacctcaagaccatcctGGTCTCCACGGCCATGGGCTGCATCACCTTCCTTGGCGTGGtgctcttctgcttcctcctcctctttgtcTGGAGCCGGGGCCGCGGGCAGCACAAGAACAACTTCTCAGTGGAGTACTCCTTCCGCAAGGTGGACggtcccaccaccaccaccggcCAAGGAGGAGCCAGGAAGTTCAACATGAAGATGATCTGA